The nucleotide window GCGAGCAGGCCGACAGGCAACCAATACGCTGAAGTTCCCCGCGGATGGCGGCGATCTTGCCGGAATCCATCATGTCCGACCTTCCTCGGTATCGAATCGCGAAATCCCACCTATCCCACTCATCGTCATCTTCGAATGACGAAGATGAGGACAAGTGAGATCGTTGGGAGAATATCGCTTCTATCGATATCCGTGGATCGGATGGAACCTTCCTCCCTCTCGTTGAGGAAAGGGAGGAAGCTCCGCCGAACGCCGGCTTAGATGTGAACCGACTCGCCGAGCCCCTGGCCGGCGGCTTCCATGATGGATTCGGAGAAGGTCGGGTGCGGGTGCATGGCGTGGAGGATTTCTTCCTCAGTGGCTTCCAGGCGCATGGCCATGACCATCTCGGAGATCATCTCGGTCGCGACGGCCCCAATGATGTGGGCGCCGAGCAATTCGCCGTACTTTTTGCCGAAGATCAGCTTAACGAAGCCCTCGCTCTCGCCGGCGGCCAGAGCGCGGCCGCTGAACGCGAACGGGAACTTGCCGATCCGGATGTCGTGACCCGCGGCGCGGGCGGCTTTCTCGGTGAGACCCACGCTCGCCACGCCCGGCTCGGTGTACGTGCAGCCGGGGATGATCGAGTAGTCGACGTTGTGCTTCGAGTGCCCGGCGATCCGCTCGACGCAGTAGACCGCCTCGTGGTGGGCGACGTGCGCCAGCCAGGGAGGGCCGATCACGTCGCCGACGGCGTAGATGCTGGGGATGTTGGTCACGAACCCGTTGTCGCGGGCCACCTTGATGTGGCCGCGGTCGATCTCAACCTTCACGTCGGGAGCGAACAGGCCCTCGACGTTGCCGGTCACGCCGATGGCGACCAGGGCCACGTCGGCCTCGATGGTCTTCTTGCCCTGGGGGGACTCGATCTCGGCCTTCACGCCGTTGGCGGTCTTCTCCAGCTTCGTGGTCTTCGAGCTGGTGAAGATTTCCAGGCCCTTGGCGGTGAGGCTTTTCTTGAGGGTGTCGGAGACCTCCTCATCCTCGATCGGCAGGACGTGGTCCTGCATCTCGACGACCGTGACCTTGGTCCCGATCGCGTTGTAAAAGTAGCCGAATTCCAGCCCGATGGCGCCCGCGCCGATGATGAGCATCGCCTTGGGCTGCTTCTCCAACGACATCGCCTCCTTGGAGGTGATGATCTTCTTGCCGTCGAATTCGACGCCGGGGAACGGCCGAGGCCGAGCGCCGGTGGCGATCACGATGGCGCCGGCGGTGAAGGTCTCATTGCCGACCTTCACCTTGTTGGGGCCGACGACCTGGGCGACGCCGATCTTCGACTTCACCTTGTACTTGCGGAACAGCCCTTCGATGCCCTTGTTGAGCTGGCCGGCGACGCCTCGGCTGCGGCCGATCATCTCGTCGAATTTCCACTCGCCCTGTCCGTGGAAACCGAACTTCTCGCCGTGGCGCTTCACCAACTCGACGAGGTGGGCGTTGGAGAGGAGAGCCTTGGTGGGGATGCATCCCCAGTTGAGGCAAACGCCGCCGAGCTTGTCGCGCTCGACGCAGAGGACGTTCTTGCCGAGTTGGGCGGCGCGGATCGCGCCGGCGTACCCGGCGGGGCCGCCGCCGATCACCACGATGTCGTAGTCGTAGGCCATGGTCGTGTGGGGTCTGTTCCGAGGTAGGATTGGGAATCGAGCATCGCCTTGCGACGCCCTGATACCCTCATTATGGGGGGCGATGGCAAGCGGCGGAAGCGCGACGGCCCCGACGCCGACCTGCGCGGAGACGCGAGATCGGGTCGGGGCCTGTAAGAAAGGGGCGGGATCAGAGGAGCATCCGCGCCGGTTCTTCGAGCAGGTTCTTGAGCGTCCGCATGTAGTCGGCCGCGGTGGCGCCGTCGACGGCGCGGTGGTCGGCGGTGAGCGTCAGGCTCATCACGTTGCCGACGACGATCGCGTCTCCATCGACGACCGGACGCTTCTCAGCGGCCGAGACGGCGAGGATGGCGACCTCAGGGAGGTTGATGATGGCGTCGAACTGCTTGACGCCGTACATGCCCAGGTTGCTGATCGTGAACGTCCCCCCGGCCAAGTGATCGCCGGTGAGCGTTCCTCCGCGGGCGGCGGCGGCGAGGGCCTCGCTCCCCTTGCGGATTTCGATCAGGCCCAGCTCGTCGGCCCGGTGCAGGACGGGGACGATGAGCCCCTCCTCAAGAGCCACGGCGATGCCGATGTTGACTTCGCCGCGAAGGACGATGGCGTCGGGCTCGAACGTGGCGTTGAGCGCGGGGTGACGGCGAAGGGCGACCGCGACGGCCTTGGTCACGAAGTCGCCGACCGAGAGCTTGACCTTCTCCGCGGCGAGTTCCTTGTTCAGGGTCTCGCGGAGGGCCAGCAGCTTGTCGACGCGGACGTCGACCGTCACGTGGATCTCGGGGGCGGTCTGCTTGGACTGCAGCATCCGCTGAGCGATCGTCTTCCGCATCCGCGAGTTCGGAATCCGCTTCTCCTGGAGCGGCCCGGTGGAGATCCGAGCGGCGGGAGCGGCCGGTGCCTTGGCGGCGGCGGGAGCGGCCGGCGCGGCGGGACGCGCCGTCGGGGCCGGGGCCGGAGCGGCGCCCTTGCCGGCGAGGAAGTCCTCAACGTCCTTGCGGACGATGCGACCGCCGGGGCCGGTTCCCCGGACGCGGGCGATGTCGACGCGGGCTTCGGCGGCGACCTTGCGAGCCAGCGGGCTGGAACGGACGCGACCGCCAGCGGCCGTCGTCACAAGCTCCTCAGCCTCGTCGGATTCGGCGGCCGGCTTCGAATCGGCGGCCTTCTTGCCGTTGTCGGACTCG belongs to Paludisphaera rhizosphaerae and includes:
- the lpdA gene encoding dihydrolipoyl dehydrogenase, coding for MAYDYDIVVIGGGPAGYAGAIRAAQLGKNVLCVERDKLGGVCLNWGCIPTKALLSNAHLVELVKRHGEKFGFHGQGEWKFDEMIGRSRGVAGQLNKGIEGLFRKYKVKSKIGVAQVVGPNKVKVGNETFTAGAIVIATGARPRPFPGVEFDGKKIITSKEAMSLEKQPKAMLIIGAGAIGLEFGYFYNAIGTKVTVVEMQDHVLPIEDEEVSDTLKKSLTAKGLEIFTSSKTTKLEKTANGVKAEIESPQGKKTIEADVALVAIGVTGNVEGLFAPDVKVEIDRGHIKVARDNGFVTNIPSIYAVGDVIGPPWLAHVAHHEAVYCVERIAGHSKHNVDYSIIPGCTYTEPGVASVGLTEKAARAAGHDIRIGKFPFAFSGRALAAGESEGFVKLIFGKKYGELLGAHIIGAVATEMISEMVMAMRLEATEEEILHAMHPHPTFSESIMEAAGQGLGESVHI
- a CDS encoding dihydrolipoamide acetyltransferase family protein: MPIEVTMPKLSPTMESGVIAQWLVKVGDTIKEGDVLADIETDKATMPMKSYEDGVIAIIDHKAGDEVALGDRVMVLAKKGEDPKDIAAKMGSAGGAAKKAAPAESDNGKKAADSKPAAESDEAEELVTTAAGGRVRSSPLARKVAAEARVDIARVRGTGPGGRIVRKDVEDFLAGKGAAPAPAPTARPAAPAAPAAAKAPAAPAARISTGPLQEKRIPNSRMRKTIAQRMLQSKQTAPEIHVTVDVRVDKLLALRETLNKELAAEKVKLSVGDFVTKAVAVALRRHPALNATFEPDAIVLRGEVNIGIAVALEEGLIVPVLHRADELGLIEIRKGSEALAAAARGGTLTGDHLAGGTFTISNLGMYGVKQFDAIINLPEVAILAVSAAEKRPVVDGDAIVVGNVMSLTLTADHRAVDGATAADYMRTLKNLLEEPARMLL